From a region of the Candidatus Woesearchaeota archaeon genome:
- a CDS encoding UDP-glucose/GDP-mannose dehydrogenase family protein, which produces MAKISIFGTGYVGLIAGVCFAKHNNKVICVDIDPIRIEKLKQGVPPIYEPGLKEMLDETLANGMIEFTQDSEYAIKNSKIHFICVGTPTNEINDSADLKYVFKVAEIIGKYICEYSIIVDKSTVPVGTGKKVQAIIEQQLQKRSINIEFDVVSNPEFLREGSSVKDFLYPDRVVIGAEGNKAAEIMQQLYEPMTRNGNPIIITKKIESAELIKYGANAFLANKIAFVNELARLAEAVGADIREVTHGMGTDSRISPKFMYPGPGYGGSCFPKDTKALAVTGREFNSPMLQIERTIKSNEEQKEWCAQKIFNHYRGNVAGKTLGIWGLAFKANTDDMRDSSSITVINKLLNAGAKIKVHDPEAMENAKSIFGDKISYYENKYEVLNKCDGFIILTEWSDYRISDFDTLKCILEPLTEPVIFDFRNLYDKYKESLKQIGIKWYGIGVIQ; this is translated from the coding sequence ATGGCAAAAATTTCTATATTTGGGACAGGTTATGTTGGCTTGATCGCAGGTGTTTGTTTTGCTAAACATAACAATAAAGTAATATGTGTTGATATTGATCCAATTCGCATTGAAAAATTAAAACAAGGGGTACCTCCAATTTATGAACCGGGTTTAAAAGAAATGTTAGATGAAACCCTTGCCAATGGAATGATTGAATTTACACAAGATAGTGAATATGCAATTAAAAATTCAAAGATACATTTTATTTGCGTGGGCACTCCGACAAATGAAATCAATGATTCAGCAGATTTAAAATATGTTTTTAAAGTTGCTGAAATAATTGGAAAATATATTTGTGAATATTCAATAATCGTAGATAAAAGTACTGTGCCGGTCGGTACTGGTAAAAAAGTTCAAGCAATCATAGAACAACAATTGCAAAAAAGAAGCATAAATATTGAATTCGATGTTGTTTCTAATCCTGAATTTTTAAGAGAAGGTTCATCTGTAAAAGATTTCCTTTATCCAGACCGAGTTGTTATAGGCGCAGAAGGAAATAAAGCTGCAGAAATTATGCAGCAGTTATATGAACCTATGACGCGAAATGGTAATCCAATTATTATAACAAAGAAAATTGAGAGCGCTGAATTGATAAAGTATGGGGCAAATGCGTTTCTCGCAAATAAAATTGCTTTTGTAAATGAACTTGCAAGACTTGCTGAAGCAGTTGGCGCAGATATTAGGGAAGTAACTCATGGCATGGGCACTGATTCAAGGATAAGTCCAAAATTTATGTATCCCGGACCTGGATACGGCGGGAGTTGTTTTCCTAAAGACACAAAAGCTTTAGCAGTAACTGGTAGAGAATTTAATTCTCCTATGCTCCAGATTGAACGAACGATTAAGTCTAATGAAGAACAAAAAGAATGGTGTGCACAAAAAATATTTAATCATTACAGGGGAAATGTTGCAGGTAAAACTTTAGGTATATGGGGTTTGGCTTTCAAAGCTAATACTGATGACATGAGGGATTCATCATCAATTACAGTCATAAATAAACTATTGAATGCAGGCGCAAAGATAAAAGTTCATGACCCCGAAGCAATGGAAAATGCTAAATCAATTTTCGGTGATAAAATCAGTTATTATGAGAATAAATACGAAGTATTAAACAAATGCGACGGGTTTATTATACTTACAGAATGGTCAGATTATAGAATTTCTGATTTTGATACATTAAAATGTATATTGGAACCATTAACAGAACCAGTTATTTTTGATTTTAGAAATCTTTATGACAAGTATAAGGAATCTCTCAAACAAA